The genomic region AGCGGCTCGATGGCGGAGGACGGCAAGCTGGCAGCGCTGAATACAGCCGTGCGTGACATGTTGCACGCGTTCGCGCAGGAACAGGCGGGCGGCGCGGAGATTCATGTCGCGGTACTGGCGTTCAGTGGGCGCGAAGCGCGCGTTCACGTGCCGCTGAAACCAGCCCGGGACGTCAAGTTTGAAGCGCTGGACGCCAAAGGCCACACCCCCCTCGGCTCCGTATTGACCTTGACCACCCGGATCCTGGACAACCGCAATCTGGTGCCTGGGCGGGCCTACCGGCCCACTGTCGTCTTGGTGTCGGACGGCGTGCCCACAGATGAGTGGGAAGCGCCGCTGGAGGGGCTCCTGACCTCCCCACGGGCTTCGAAAGCCGTCCGGCTGGCCCTGGCTGTTGGGGAGGACGCTGATCTGAAGGTGCTGACGCGATTTGCTGGGGAGGATCATGTGCGGCGGGCAGCGGAAGCGCGCCAGCTCCGGCGGTTTTTCAGGTTCGTCACGATGAGCGTGACGGCCCGGTCCCGTTCGGCCACGCCCGATCAGGTGGTGACTTTACCTGACCTGGGCGCTGATGACGGGTTCGATGACCTCGACCTCTGAGCGCCTGCGCGGCGACCGGGCGTTCGGCGCTTCAGTGGCCGGTCCTGCGCACGTCGCAGCTGACCTTGCCAATCAGGACGCCTGGACCTGGACCCGATGGCGGACCAATTACGGGACCGTGCACTGCGCGGTGGTCTGCGACGGACTCGGGTCCCGCCCGCATGCCCGGGAAGGCGCGCGGGCCGGCGTGCGGGCCGCGAAACGAGCCGCGCGTCAGTGGAGCCGCGCGCCGGGTGCACCTGTCGGCCTGCTGGTGCGGCTCCTGGAAGTCCTCTGGCGGCTGGAAGTCGCGCCGCTGCCGGCCGACGACTGCGCGACCACCTGCCTGCTGGCCCTGGCCCTGCCGGACGGCCTGGAGTGGCGCCTGATCCTCCTGGCGCTCGGGGATGGCCTGGCGGCGGTCGACAGTCCGGAGGGGCTGCGGACCCTCGGTGGCCGCGCGGAGGAACACTTCACTAACACCACGGTGGGGCTCGGCACGCCCCATCACATGAACGACTGGCAGGTACACGACATGAAGACGTCCGGGCAAGTCCGCGTACTGCTGCTGTCAGACGGGATTGCCGATGATGTGCCGGAACACCACGTCCCTGACCTCCTGCAGTGGCTGACCGGCCTGGAGGATCGCCCGGCCGCCGCCCGGGGGCAGGCCCTGCGCCGCGCGCTCAGGCAGTGGCCAGTACCTGGACACAGTGACGACAAGACCGTGGTGTACCTGCGGATAGGGGGAGTTGAGGCGTGAACGTGAAAGACGATGGGGGACGAACCCATGAACTTGTCGGTGAACTGGGGACGGGCGGCCAGGGCAGCGTGTACGCCACGCAAGACGAACGGTACGTGGTGAAGGTGCTGCGGTTGCCGGACGA from Deinococcus arcticus harbors:
- a CDS encoding vWA domain-containing protein, with translation MSSGRLTLKDITVAAPRPLPVLLLLDVSGSMAEDGKLAALNTAVRDMLHAFAQEQAGGAEIHVAVLAFSGREARVHVPLKPARDVKFEALDAKGHTPLGSVLTLTTRILDNRNLVPGRAYRPTVVLVSDGVPTDEWEAPLEGLLTSPRASKAVRLALAVGEDADLKVLTRFAGEDHVRRAAEARQLRRFFRFVTMSVTARSRSATPDQVVTLPDLGADDGFDDLDL
- a CDS encoding protein phosphatase 2C domain-containing protein — its product is MTSTSERLRGDRAFGASVAGPAHVAADLANQDAWTWTRWRTNYGTVHCAVVCDGLGSRPHAREGARAGVRAAKRAARQWSRAPGAPVGLLVRLLEVLWRLEVAPLPADDCATTCLLALALPDGLEWRLILLALGDGLAAVDSPEGLRTLGGRAEEHFTNTTVGLGTPHHMNDWQVHDMKTSGQVRVLLLSDGIADDVPEHHVPDLLQWLTGLEDRPAAARGQALRRALRQWPVPGHSDDKTVVYLRIGGVEA